Below is a genomic region from Venturia canescens isolate UGA chromosome 1, ASM1945775v1, whole genome shotgun sequence.
CAAAATCGCATTCCATCGCAACGTAATGCAACACCACAAGACAATTGCAACCTATCCGCGACACGAACATCTTCGGAGACGGATAACCGTCCAAATTTTCCTAGACACCAAGAAACTACGAGAACGCCGAACGTCTTTAGAGAAAACAGGCATGAAAACGAAGGACAGCATCAGATGCAACCTGGCTTTTATCAACAACAATGGCAAAACGAACTATGGCCGCATCGTAATGAACCAATTGTTTATGTATCACAAgagtcagtgaattttgtgatCAGCGAATTACGGTACGTTCGCATTATTATTAACGACTGGTTTTGTACGTCTTTCATCACGGAAATAATTCTCattcttattttcttttgttattcaGATCGCTCCGGAATCTTTTTCAAACTGAAATGCGGTACGCAGAAAATGTTccataaaaatttctttctacaattgcattttttttgcagtgttattttttcattgcgttttatagaaaaatgcgaAACTTGTACGAACGCGAATTGATGACGGATTTCCCGATTAAGCCCAACTCGCTGCCGTTATCAAGCCCCGAGGAAGTGACCGCTTTTGAAAATATACCAgataaagaatacaaagacatTGTAAGTTTCCAATTACTCCTACCTCctataaaaaattactttatTCTAATTCCTTCCACATCAGTTTCCATATGTAactgatttattttattcctcaGAAAACTTATTTGGGCTCGCTGGGTGGCCACACTTTGGTCGAAACGGCCAATGAGATGCTCAAGAACACGATGAAGGACTCGGTATCACAAGCTTTGACGTGGCACGGTCGCAAGCCGAATGAGATATCCCTAGGAAAGTCGAAATTCGCAAAAGCGCTGTATGGTGtgtgaaaaatgattattgGATATTCGCTTTCTTCTTTCGTTTCTTAAGGGATAATcttttaatataataatatatgaGTGTTTTGTTTAACATGTTATTATTTTCAGCGTCTGTTGCGAGGAATCGAAGCTTACCAAAACCAAATTGGTCCGAATTCACCGAAGCCATGGTTAATGCACTCAGGAGCTCCAAACAGTGCTATCGTAACAGCTTGAAACGAATGGAAGATATAAACAGAAATCATAGGAACGTAAATCCCACCGATGGACGTCGAGCTACCAATTTAAGGCATAACGAAGACGCTCGCAATTCGGATGATTCTGAATTTGTTGAAGAACTTCGCGATCGAGGCAGGCAAAACTTTCGCGACCGATTGCGAAGCCGTCAACGCATCCGGAGGGATTCGTCGTCTTCTCTTAACAGCGCAAGACCGGGCTCCCCGGATTCGTCCTAAGTATTTTTGAGCGTCTCGTCGTTCAACGCCATATTGTTTAAGGCATCtgacacgcacgcacgcgctcgcgcgcgcacacacacacacacacacacacacacacacaaatatatatatatatgtttttGCAAGGAGTCTGGTGTAGGTGACAAATAATAAATGCGGCGAAGAATAGAGAAAAATTGTAAGTAGATTTATTTGTGAGACAACTCCCGATGATACCGTACAATGAGTCCCGATAATTGTTGAGAAAGAGCCCGGCGAGTAGCCCGATGATGAAAATGGCGAGTTGACCCGGTGTTCGTCGAGCACGTGCGAGACGAACAAGATGGACGACCGAAGCGTGCTCGTGAGAAAGAACCCGATGATTTTTAGAGATATACCGTTAAAATGAGTCCGAGAGAATGTTCCGTTAAATGCACAGAGTCCGTGTAATGATTTgaaccgaaaatgaataagagaACCCGAATTTGATACTGAAACtggtgagaaggtgagatgcagtgattagccgtattgcacgcttcagcgaccggatcaagactgaggcatcaatcatggagatcgatgatgaAGCCCCGCGCACATGCGTGGTGTGCTTCCCCGGTCCCGTGCTAATTACTGCCCAGGAGGTGGCGACGCCCCCCCGTGAGCGCGTGAAACAAGCACCCGGCTGCTCTAATTGCACGCGCCCAAAATGTCCGAACCCGCGAACTGGCGACgccagcggcggagcgcgagagcccggcccgaattctctcgcgttaccgtcgaggcctcgctcaatcctgaacaatatatattaataaatatattaatcGCTAATTTTACAAATATAATCAATCTATGTATTTAAGTTATTATTAAGATATTATCACACGCGTGAATGGTTAGAATGCATATGGTACGAGTGAAAGTGGTTCGGATTCCACGTAAAAAGCAGGTCCCCAAACGCAAGGGTGTGCGGTTTGGAGTATCCGGGCTTGTGAGGGGTAGATAGATCACCGTAAATTAAAGGTGACTATCGACTCTGCAAAGCTCGGGTCTCTGCACTGTAAGCCCATATTCAACATGAACTTCCTGAGGTACGACCATATGACATCTGGTATTTAAGCTGTTtagtaattaaaattttataaataaagatATACGtagatatttttcaattgaaaaatctggcACCCTCATTATTCAGGATATTTTTTCTACTCAGAGTAATTGGCGATcgacattgaaaataataaaaaaaatgttatcattCCTCTCTAGCAGGTCATCGTGCACCACGATGCATTCTCGTGTGTAGATCTTCCGAGCAAAGACATAAAATAGTCtagcatacatttttttaacatcaaaatgaaaaatataaataattgctTGAACATTGTAGCtctaaattttatcatttttcaatttacatcTCATAAACGTACGAGTTATAACAATCTACAATGATTATACTTACCATGATTCGTTGAAAGTCTCGTCGATAAATGTTTTATCCATGCACTCAAATAATCCATGTTATACATGGACAATTTGGTACGGATAATCAGTGACAGCGTGCCGCTCCTTTGCTGTTCTTCAGCTGGTAATGTAGTGCGCTCTTTTGCTGCAAATACGCCGCAACAGCGTGCTGTGTCTATGCCATCGAAGGGGCGTCACAGCGTGTCGCATAAACGTATCCAAATTGTAGCTACAGTATGACGCCCATGTGCTGTTTCGTTGCTGCAATTGCGTGCCTTAATTGTACCGCCAACAAGACAGCACGTCGTGCTGTCGTTGTGCCGTCTATTTGCAGCATTAATGGTTTTGCTCCTCGTATGGAATATGGCATAATACTGCGCTAGTAATTTGCCACAAATTTTGTGTCACATAATTCCACCCATTGTCAGCATATTGACATGACATTGTTGTGCAATTTTTTCGCCGCATTTATAAACGTGGCTCCATTTTAAAGCTTAATGCGGAAGCAAAGTATGAAATATTTACGACACGAACTGCTCATTTTTGCTGGCAATTTGCTGTCAATATTCCGTATCTTATTTTTCCACAGCACGTTTGTCTATCTGGGTTATCAATCGAACCCACCCAAAactaaatcattcgaaataatagttacTATAATTCCCGCTCGGAGCGTTACATGATTTTCGTGTCGGCTGATCGAGATCGAAAACAGTTGTCAATATGGCTGCGCCCGCGTGTGATAGCTCGAATGAGTGTTTGTGATTAAtttaacaaaaacaaaatgatgaaGTGTTCTAAACAATGTTATTCAATTATAGTTTTACTTGTTAGTGCTCGTGTTTTTAGTGTAGCTTGCGCGAATCTCTTGACTACGTTTTGTATCGACGTAGTCAGGAAGTGACACCTTGACTGCTGTCCCTCCCGATATAAACTTTGTTATTCCTTTTTATAAACTTTGCTCCTCTCAATTCCGTCCCCCTTATCACTCTTCTATTCCTTTCCTTTAGTTTTCGTGTGAGAGATCACCCGAAAATTCCTTTTATATCCACTAATTATTTCTCCTCGTTTTCCGAGGTTAGAAAGCCCTTCTCTGTCTCTTACTTTTGAGCCAGAGACATGGAAGTGCTTTTCTTTCctaatttatatttatatcttTGATTAATCTTTTATGAAATCCCCTGGCAGGCACCTTTGGCCAACCAGACAGCAGGAAGTGGAATTTCTGTGTGACGGAGGGCCAGCGATGGAGAGAATTTCTACAGAATAGTTGGGTAAGTCAAAGTATCACCTTCTGATATTTCTTATCACTTGAAAGATATCTGGATCAGTCAGTCTTCCATATAAGACTTTGCACTTGAGAGAATCCAGAGAGATCTTTCAATATGTCAAATGTCTTTTACACTCCTGGTTTGATTCCGCCACTTCACAGGAGCTGTCGCTCAGTCTTGGATTGCTCCTTGACTGTCGGACTCTAGCAAGGCTGAGTCTTGCCAGGAATGCCTTAGATATTTTGGCTGAGCTAATGCTCGGGTACTAGTCGAAGAGAAGAGAGCGAGTGCATGATTTCGTTGGGATTTATATGCTTCCAGAGTCGGCTTTGCATGTGAGCAATGATTGTTCAATTTAGCCCTCTAGGAGCATATAAATAAACTAAATAATTTGTTAAcgtattattatcattattaacatttatttattgttcgCAGGTTAACACATAGATGGCAGCAGTGGTGCTACTGGGGCTGTGGCACATAAGTGtgccgttacaatatatatactgtaacgaaacgctcttgccgacctggcctgaacgccgccacgcgtcggttcgagcaaccttaataataaggagcaagTATGAAGGAAAACGCGGAAACCAAGAATTCTTgtggaaaattaaaataatcaaatttattcaaataactgATCGAtctttgacaaaaataaaaagcctCGCGATTGCTTTTGATGATTTAAACAGTttggtgtttttgtttttatattgcCTTGCGTTGTTTTACCGGATCAGGCCAGAGAatgacccgaaagacccgaaaacgttgcaaattctctgtctgagaaatTTTaagtttctcaattttcgaattttaaagtgtacaaagaaaaatctgtttattattaaaatcgcAAAAACCCGAAAATTAATTCGCGAAACTCAATATTCCCGATGTCCTGTCACGCttgtctttcttttttctttttttaaaataaatgaatccaagaggatctcttcgcttttacaatttttcaattttgttttgactcgatataattttaactcGACCTATCGCCTCTTGGATTTCTGCTAATTTTCTAATCGGGTTAGGTCTCCGTACCAGACCAATTCGGACaagatttttattatcaaatttgaacttgaaatattaatttacaaaattattaCAGCTCTGCTCTAAAAAGACAAAATAGAATCTACTATGGAATATGACAGAATAGCGTAGAccacaggctctgggattgaaacgtcaccgaatcgctccgagatcctgtgcatctactaggttaggtaattcaccgtccacgggctctgggattgaaacgtcgccgaatcgctccgagatcccgtgcaacggaaatttggaaaagctaaaaatggaccctggactttgggattgaaacgtcaccgaatcgctccgagattccaggcaccCAGGATAATTTAGGAAAGGAATTTATGAATCTTGAGCACAGTGCTTAGTTAGTACTGTAAGAGAGAGAGGTCCGGGTTGATCCTTGAGGCAGGGAGAACTgactgccgaatgagtcgcgcagcgcttcttataccccgttccccaccatgaaattctcgagcgccgagaatctccgttttcgaccggttctgcgcatcaacTTGTAACGCCTTCTCAGATTGGTCCATTGCCATGATTcgcgctcgcccgttggtcgagcgggctaacatacgatgcgcggactgccgcttttcataattttcagcTTTATGCGATGTTCAcataacaaaaacttcaatctaatcaattattattcaattttttctttaatttggcaTCGTCACTTTGTTAAATacgattcgaataattacaattgctaaaagtcacgtacgcgtcctatagcccatcaacgctTTGCTCGCGCATGCGTAGCAGacgatttttacatttttttgtttgtgatCAGATTTTACATttgtaattattttccttaagttcatattattttttcgatgattttaaaCCTAATTACTCGCTTGGGCgagttaaataataaataaaaagaaaagagttattttccgaaaatatagcgcggcgaagttcagagcggcgcgGGTAGCTCCactcgggctcatgcctaccggcctaagatggccgccacctgttaataacgacgagcgtggtcgccgcgatgttttgtccgcgatctaaagatcgcggagtttcgttagtttcgacgggctcgggccgtcgcgcgagtgtttcgtcacaaatgccccccagaacaaaaaaatctaagaattagagattttttgttctcaaatCTCTTTTTACTGAgaataatccaaaaaaaaatgcttaaaaatttgaatattcggAAATCGGAAATGGagtttttgaaaagaaaagatgACGCGTTGACCCTGGggatggatggatttgatgATCTTGGTATTCTCGATGTTCTCGATGTTCTCGATGTTCTCgaagttttcgatgtttttcacTGATTTGGCGGATCGCCGAGGACACGTTCTCGTCGATAGGCATACCAGTTACCAgctgctttttcttcttctattAGGTCCTGCATATCCTCGGGAGAAATCATCCCGATGTCTTCGTTTAAACAACACTCGTATGGCCCTTCTCTCGCAAACTCTTCAAGAACGAGTCGATCTCCCAAGTTGTCGTTGTTCGGCAGTGTGAACAATCGAACCTCATGTGCTTCTTTGGTAGGATGTTCAGCAACAATCTTTATCTTGACTCTCTTCTCTTCCAAGGCCCGTTGGTAGTAGAGGCACACAGTTTCCTCCCATCTTTCTCCCAAAAATGGTTTAATTCCCGATAAGTAACCTCTCGACGAAAAAGGTGGAGCCACAAGGAACGCATGCGGAAGGGGGCACTCAAATCAAAAACTGGGTGCCTGAGTGTTGTTCCTCAATCAATGAATCTTAGAATGGCTTCGCTGACCTCGTATCCCATCAATTCCACGCGATGGGCCACGCTGCTGATTTCCAAAGTGTAGTGATCTCCGATCCGATTTTCAAGGATAAATGTTGCAGCTGCTATCTGTTTTTTAATCCTATACGGTCCTtcgtaaattgaaaagaatttcgccatttttttattaactggATCGCTTACATTGCACGCTTTTGCTAGAACTAGGTCGCCCTCTTTGAAGTTAACTAATTTGTGTTTCTGATCAAATTTTCGAGCTCTTTCCCTGCCTTTTCTCACTATTCTATCCCTGGCAAGCATTAATTTAGCTTCAATCCCTTCTTCCTCATCTAATCGGTCATCTTTTTCTATCTGTAtccagtttttcaaaattctctgtggttctatatttttctggATTTCAATGGGTGTCAACTCCGTTGTTTCGTGATGCGTTTCGTTCATACAATCCTCTATTACTCGAACCCACTTTAGCCAATCGGTGTGCTTATCGGTCAAAAATGTTCTAAAAAATCTACCGATCTCTCTATTTACTCTTTCTACTATATTTCCCTGAGGATGACAAATAGACGAGAAAACTGGCTGAATTCCTTCACTGGCTAAtttttctaaccataatcgtgAAGTAAATTGGGTGCCGTGGtcaaattgcaattttttagGCTTGCCAAACTCTGGAATGTAAtgattaaatattttattgattgtggCTGGCGCTGTTGCTGCTTTGAGAGGGTACAAaactacgaattttgaaaaagcatATCTATTATTACGAGAATGTGTTTCATTTCACCTTTCGTAACTGGCAAgggaccgaaaaaatcgatcgacacaatatctcccggtccctccggaatgatattttgctgtgccGCATAAGAATGCTGGTTAGGAACTTTATTTCTTTGACAAGAATCGCACGAACCAAGAATTTGTCTGATTACGCGGTATAATCTCGGGTAAGTGAAgtcttcttttattattttccatacTTTTTTCGCGCCTACATGACCATACATTTCGTGTGTTTCAGTTACAAGATGGTGAAGGATTTCCCGCggcaaaactattttccagGAATCCggatttacttttttcaataaaatgttatttttaatcTGATATTTATCGTCTTGTTCATTTTGTATCCTCTCTCttattttcctgattttgtcTTCTCTTTCTTGCCAAAGTCCTACCTGCCGAATCATCTGTTCTAATTCCTGCGACGGTTTGATTGCCAACATTGTGCTAATCAccaattcttttcctttccgccCCCCAGCATCTGGTGGATTTAATCGACTCAAAACATCTGCGACAACATTTCTATTTCCCGGACAAAATTCAAACTCGATATTATAATCTTGAATGGCGAGAATCCATCTAGTTAATCGCTCATTTAacaattgacaattttttaagaaagtaaTGGCTCGATGGTCAGTAATGACGTTAATTTTTGCTCCGAGCAAATAagttctgaattttttcaaagaccaAATAATCGCAAGCAACTCTTTTTCCGTAGTTGCATAAGCTAATTCGGGACCCTTGAGTGTACGGCTCGCAAACATTATTACTCttaaatcattattttcgtctttttgAGCCAGGGTGCCCTCCAAAGCATAGCTACTCGCATCAgtttgcaaaataaattctctttttggATCAGGATGCGTTAGAAGAACGTTATCAACAAATAAATCTTTAATTTTCTGAAaagctattttttcttccttccccCATgaccattttgtttcttttttaagtAATTTTAAGAGTGGAATTGTTTCCTCGGTatgttttttcgtgaatttagtGTAATAATTGATTAGACCCAGGAAACCCCTTAACTGCTTTAAATTTTTGGGTGGCGGAAAATCATGAATGGCTTGTATCTTTTCGGGTTGTGGCTTTATGCCTCTAGTCGTCAAGATGTGTCCTAAAAATTCTACTTCCTGCCTGAAAAATTttacctttttcaattttattgtcaTTCCGTGTTGCTGTAATCTCTCTAAAAGCTCATCTAAATATCTCATATGTTCatcgaaattgaatgaaatacaCAACAAATCgtcgacaaaatttataacgTGATCCCCCAGACCGTAAAGAATTATATCAAGAGCTCGCAATAATGCGGCCGTACTAGTTTTTAGCCCAAATGGCGTTACTTTGAATTCGTAGACTTGTTCCCTGTATCTGAATGCCGTGTATTTCATAGAATCTGGATGGAGTGAGATCTGCCAAAAACTGTTTGTTAAATCGAGAGTTGTCATTACTTTCGCCGAATggcatttctgaaaaatttcttccatgTTCGGAACTGATTCGTGGTCATTTGCCATCACCTGATTTAATTTTCGCGCGTCTAGACAAAGTCTAACAGTACCGTCTTTCTTTATAACGGGAATTATTGGGTTTATCCAAGGACTATTTGATCTCTGAATTATTCCGTAATCtaacaatttttctatttccctGTCTACTTTTTCTCTATGCATTAAGGGTACCTCATAAGCATGTGCAACGATCGGCGTATCCGTCGTAATGTCTAATCGATGTTCGTAAACCGAAATTCTTCCTGTGGTTTTACGAAAAACTTCCTTCCTATTCTATATTACTTGtttgtgaatttctttttccctttcaGAGAGTTCAGTCTGTCCTACAATTTCATCTATTTCCTCAAAAGTTATTTCCTCACTGTTTCTAtcgtcaaaaatcaaattttgtacTGGCACAAAAGTTTctttaatattttctttttca
It encodes:
- the LOC122410691 gene encoding uncharacterized protein encodes the protein MERSESRTGHILPLQGNGTPSLIDSSMQGNVTTPQRDPTALGNTEPQHTPDPFIQDNVAPLHTEERSMQDNLAPLNTRKDPSMHDYVAPLYTKNPTLQSNVEPPCTRYPSVHDYVASLHTRDLTMRDNIAPLHTADPSMQGDVAPLNRNSLIQGNVAQVNRNPSSQGNVESRRNQSPYYNETRHQNRIPSQRNATPQDNCNLSATRTSSETDNRPNFPRHQETTRTPNVFRENRHENEGQHQMQPGFYQQQWQNELWPHRNEPIVYVSQESVNFVISELRSLRNLFQTEMRKMRNLYERELMTDFPIKPNSLPLSSPEEVTAFENIPDKEYKDIKTYLGSLGGHTLVETANEMLKNTMKDSVSQALTWHGRKPNEISLGKSKFAKALYASVARNRSLPKPNWSEFTEAMVNALRSSKQCYRNSLKRMEDINRNHRNVNPTDGRRATNLRHNEDARNSDDSEFVEELRDRGRQNFRDRLRSRQRIRRDSSSSLNSARPGSPDSS